A genomic stretch from Flavobacterium sp. KS-LB2 includes:
- a CDS encoding YciE/YciF ferroxidase family protein has product MRTEMGKNENSKGAVQANAAHGLRDLFEVGLKDIYWAEKVLTKTLPKMMKNASSPELVNSLKNQLNETQEHVSRLEKIFEATGVEATAKKCEAMGGILKETNSLIRQTDAGVVRDAGIIAADQKVKHYEIATYGTLHAFAKTLGEDKAANLLAMSLDEEKRTDAALTGIALKAINNQAHRADAITNT; this is encoded by the coding sequence ATGAGAACTGAAATGGGTAAAAACGAAAATAGCAAAGGAGCTGTACAAGCAAATGCAGCACATGGACTCAGAGATTTATTTGAAGTTGGATTGAAAGATATTTATTGGGCCGAGAAAGTGTTAACTAAAACATTACCAAAAATGATGAAAAATGCATCATCGCCAGAATTAGTTAACTCTTTAAAAAACCAATTGAATGAGACGCAAGAACATGTTTCTCGTTTGGAAAAAATATTTGAAGCTACTGGTGTCGAAGCTACTGCCAAAAAATGCGAAGCAATGGGCGGCATATTGAAAGAAACAAATAGCCTAATTAGACAAACTGATGCTGGTGTAGTTCGAGATGCAGGAATAATTGCAGCGGATCAAAAGGTAAAACATTATGAAATTGCGACTTACGGAACCCTTCACGCTTTTGCTAAGACTTTAGGAGAGGACAAAGCAGCAAACCTATTGGCCATGAGCCTTGACGAGGAGAAAAGAACAGATGCCGCATTAACTGGAATTGCCTTAAAAGCAATCAACAATCAAGCACATAGAGCTGATGCAATTACAAACACTTAA
- a CDS encoding rhodanese-like domain-containing protein: protein MEVAKIIKEKLGTIVDVRSYEEFMGGHVVGSFNIPLNEIPHRMQEIQELKAPLILCCASGNRSGQAQHFLTQHGIECYNGGSWLDVNYHQSQTY from the coding sequence ATGGAAGTAGCAAAAATAATTAAAGAAAAACTAGGAACAATAGTCGATGTTCGCTCTTATGAGGAATTCATGGGCGGACATGTTGTAGGTTCTTTTAATATCCCATTAAATGAGATACCCCATAGAATGCAAGAAATACAGGAACTTAAGGCTCCGTTGATTCTTTGTTGCGCATCAGGAAATAGAAGTGGACAAGCACAACACTTTTTGACACAACACGGAATTGAATGTTACAACGGTGGTTCTTGGCTAGATGTAAATTATCATCAATCTCAAACCTATTAG
- a CDS encoding MepB family protein, whose amino-acid sequence MIPENLVETKKLVFDTCGFDLLNLEIEKESTEYCACKFDLDKVKILFRVAKITPTKIGQFVTFWKRSKKGLIAPYADSDDIDFFIINTKNEHQSGQFIFPKKVLCQQGIISTSLKEGKRGIRVYPPWDLTTSKQAQKTQKWQLNYFLEIPLNKSINLERAKQLYSQIEY is encoded by the coding sequence ATGATTCCTGAAAACCTAGTCGAGACTAAAAAGCTTGTATTTGATACGTGTGGTTTTGATCTCCTAAATCTTGAAATAGAAAAAGAAAGCACCGAATATTGTGCTTGTAAATTTGACCTTGATAAAGTCAAAATACTCTTTCGTGTGGCGAAAATTACTCCTACTAAGATTGGGCAATTTGTAACTTTTTGGAAGAGAAGCAAAAAAGGACTAATAGCGCCCTACGCTGATTCAGATGATATTGATTTTTTTATTATAAATACAAAAAATGAACACCAATCTGGTCAATTTATATTTCCAAAAAAAGTACTTTGTCAACAAGGGATTATTAGCACCAGTTTAAAAGAAGGAAAACGAGGAATACGTGTGTATCCGCCTTGGGATTTAACTACAAGCAAACAAGCCCAGAAAACCCAAAAATGGCAATTGAACTATTTTTTAGAAATTCCATTGAATAAATCCATAAATTTAGAAAGAGCAAAACAGCTTTATAGCCAAATAGAGTATTAA
- a CDS encoding DUF4328 domain-containing protein codes for MENLRPNGQRAKIAIMLIWMVLTIEIISILSDYLQYDLLQTVANGGQITTETATDNDLRQKIIGFIYLGVYVISGITFIQWFRRAYYNLHIKAATLSFTEGWAAGSWFVPIISLYRPNQIMKELYQETQRLLSTKNENYAQNLTTHFIGWWWALWLISSFLGQFVFRYSLKAETIEELITSTVASLIASIIGIPLALITVKVIKDYSEIEPLLYELNNGEEDQKIISDTDLQPIEN; via the coding sequence ATGGAAAATTTAAGACCCAACGGACAAAGAGCAAAAATTGCCATAATGCTAATATGGATGGTACTAACCATAGAAATAATTTCAATACTTTCTGATTATTTGCAATATGACTTATTACAAACCGTTGCAAATGGAGGGCAAATTACAACTGAAACGGCGACAGATAATGACCTCAGACAAAAAATAATAGGCTTCATTTATTTAGGAGTCTATGTAATTTCAGGAATTACTTTTATACAATGGTTTAGGAGAGCTTATTACAATCTTCATATAAAAGCAGCAACTCTATCATTCACCGAAGGATGGGCGGCTGGTAGCTGGTTTGTACCCATTATATCCCTGTATAGACCCAACCAAATTATGAAAGAGTTGTATCAAGAAACCCAACGATTATTATCTACAAAAAATGAAAATTATGCTCAAAATCTAACGACTCATTTCATTGGATGGTGGTGGGCATTATGGTTAATTTCTTCATTTTTAGGGCAATTTGTTTTTAGATATTCCTTGAAAGCTGAGACAATTGAGGAATTGATAACTAGTACTGTTGCCAGTCTTATTGCTTCAATCATTGGAATTCCTCTTGCCTTAATTACTGTAAAAGTCATTAAAGATTATTCTGAAATTGAACCGTTACTTTATGAATTGAACAATGGTGAAGAAGACCAAAAAATCATATCAGATACCGACTTACAACCCATAGAAAATTAG
- a CDS encoding serine hydrolase domain-containing protein, with protein sequence MVKKILISMLLSLSFVIGYSQKMNVAKLDSLFHILEAKDKFMGSIAVAQNGALIYSKSIGKDDVETNKKATNLSKYRIGSISKTFTSTLVFKAAEEKKLSLNQTIEIYFPTIENASKITIGNLLNHRSGIHNFTNDPEYLKYNTEPKSEQQMIEIIAKGKSDFEPNSKADYSNSNYVLLSYILQKAYKKPFATILQDKITKPLGLKNTYVGSKISLQNNEANSYRFSDKWIKETETDMSIPMGAGAIVSNPTDLTLFIDHLFAYKIINESSLAQMTTLQDNYGMGIFQIPFYDKKGLGHTGGIDEFRSVLYYFEADKIAVALTSNGKTYDNNEIIKAALSSYFDKPFTIPTFKNIELKTEELDPYLGEYSDAGFPMTITVTKDNLKLFAQATGQSAFPLEATEKDNFEFVAAGIKLEFRPNEKLMVLKQGGREFKLTKK encoded by the coding sequence ATGGTAAAGAAAATTTTAATTTCAATGCTTTTGAGTTTATCCTTTGTAATTGGATACTCCCAAAAAATGAATGTTGCTAAATTGGACAGTTTATTCCACATACTTGAAGCAAAAGATAAGTTTATGGGAAGTATAGCCGTTGCACAAAATGGCGCGCTAATTTACTCTAAATCAATAGGAAAAGACGATGTTGAAACAAATAAAAAGGCGACTAATTTATCTAAATACCGCATTGGTTCTATTTCAAAAACATTTACTTCCACATTAGTATTCAAAGCCGCTGAAGAGAAAAAACTATCATTAAACCAAACGATTGAAATCTATTTTCCAACCATAGAAAATGCATCAAAAATAACGATTGGTAATCTATTAAATCACAGAAGCGGAATTCATAATTTCACCAATGATCCAGAATATTTAAAATATAATACCGAACCAAAATCCGAACAGCAAATGATTGAAATCATAGCAAAAGGAAAAAGTGATTTTGAACCAAATAGCAAAGCCGATTATAGCAATTCGAATTATGTTTTGTTAAGTTATATTCTTCAAAAAGCATATAAAAAACCATTTGCAACTATTTTACAAGATAAAATTACAAAGCCATTGGGTTTAAAAAACACGTATGTGGGAAGCAAAATAAGCCTTCAAAATAATGAAGCAAATTCTTATCGTTTTTCAGACAAATGGATTAAAGAGACGGAAACAGATATGTCAATTCCAATGGGTGCAGGCGCTATTGTTTCTAACCCAACTGATTTAACACTTTTCATTGATCATTTATTTGCCTATAAAATTATCAACGAAAGTAGTTTAGCACAAATGACCACTTTACAAGACAACTATGGAATGGGGATTTTCCAAATTCCGTTTTATGATAAAAAGGGATTGGGTCATACTGGAGGAATTGATGAATTTAGATCCGTATTGTATTATTTTGAAGCTGACAAAATAGCTGTTGCCTTAACATCCAACGGGAAAACGTATGACAACAATGAAATTATTAAAGCCGCATTAAGCAGTTACTTTGATAAGCCATTCACAATTCCTACATTTAAAAATATCGAACTCAAAACTGAAGAATTAGATCCTTATTTAGGTGAATATTCAGATGCGGGGTTTCCTATGACAATTACAGTTACTAAAGATAATTTAAAACTTTTTGCACAAGCAACTGGACAGTCGGCATTTCCGCTTGAAGCAACTGAAAAAGATAATTTTGAATTTGTAGCAGCGGGAATAAAACTAGAGTTTAGACCAAATGAAAAACTTATGGTTCTAAAACAAGGCGGTAGAGAATTCAAATTGACAAAAAAATAA
- a CDS encoding nuclear transport factor 2 family protein: MKKFFSIVLLIAVCITYAQKKTNGTIYVEHPAINVVDAMTQAYVKGDADKVASFLTDDFKSYNGVSTNRDDKGIDKAAFLNEVKFWKENIDYLSIKKSEGAYPDALEYKEADNAAVVWVQSWDDLKGVHKKTGVKIDTPLHRLFVVDKNNKIKTIIRYRNSSVFDEIGDSFTDRENGEIYNHHENINSVRKMIYAFENKDFDKAYSFYDEKATFSDINMPIGKSITLAEQKANDQKLFEKYDLTGIDMVGYPDYLHYEMGDARVVQSWWNFRLTRKSDNKKIVLPILFIDNFDDKGKIISETAYFSEKLLD; this comes from the coding sequence ATGAAAAAATTTTTCTCAATTGTATTGTTGATTGCAGTTTGCATCACTTACGCTCAAAAGAAAACCAACGGGACTATTTATGTAGAGCATCCTGCAATTAATGTTGTTGATGCCATGACGCAAGCTTATGTAAAGGGAGATGCTGATAAAGTGGCTAGTTTTTTAACGGACGATTTTAAATCATATAATGGAGTGAGTACGAATAGAGATGATAAAGGAATAGACAAAGCCGCTTTTTTAAACGAGGTCAAGTTTTGGAAAGAGAATATTGATTATTTAAGCATTAAAAAATCAGAGGGCGCTTATCCAGATGCTTTAGAATACAAAGAAGCCGATAATGCAGCTGTAGTATGGGTTCAATCTTGGGACGATTTAAAAGGAGTGCATAAAAAAACAGGAGTTAAAATTGATACGCCTTTGCACCGTTTATTTGTGGTAGATAAAAACAATAAAATCAAAACCATTATTAGATACAGAAATAGCAGTGTTTTTGATGAAATAGGCGATAGTTTCACTGATAGGGAAAATGGTGAAATTTATAATCATCACGAAAATATTAATAGTGTCAGAAAGATGATTTATGCTTTTGAAAATAAAGATTTTGACAAAGCGTACAGTTTTTATGATGAAAAGGCTACATTCTCAGATATAAATATGCCTATTGGCAAAAGTATAACGCTAGCGGAGCAAAAAGCAAATGATCAGAAGTTATTTGAAAAATATGATTTAACAGGCATTGACATGGTTGGGTATCCTGACTATTTGCACTATGAAATGGGAGATGCAAGAGTGGTACAATCGTGGTGGAATTTTAGATTAACAAGAAAATCAGATAATAAGAAGATAGTTTTACCAATACTTTTCATTGATAATTTTGATGATAAAGGCAAAATAATTTCTGAAACTGCTTATTTTAGTGAAAAATTATTAGACTAA
- a CDS encoding DoxX family protein yields the protein MVKKLFSSATWSATATSWASLILRVTFGLLMLSHGVPKLMKLLNGTMEFGDPIGIGVPASLTLTVFAEVVCSLLLVIGLWTRLALIPLIITMFVAVFIVHIQDDLATMESALLYLLSYCALFLLGSGTYSMDAVLGKK from the coding sequence ATGGTTAAAAAATTATTTTCCTCAGCCACTTGGTCTGCTACTGCAACGAGTTGGGCTTCGCTTATTTTACGTGTAACATTTGGATTATTGATGTTGAGTCATGGTGTTCCAAAACTAATGAAGTTACTAAATGGTACAATGGAATTTGGTGACCCAATAGGTATTGGCGTTCCTGCATCATTGACCTTAACCGTTTTTGCCGAGGTGGTGTGTTCGTTATTGCTTGTCATCGGGTTATGGACTAGATTAGCGTTGATTCCGCTAATTATTACGATGTTTGTTGCTGTATTTATTGTTCATATTCAGGACGACCTAGCCACAATGGAATCTGCATTATTGTATTTACTATCCTATTGCGCTCTTTTTTTATTGGGAAGCGGCACCTATTCCATGGATGCGGTTTTAGGAAAAAAGTAG
- a CDS encoding ribosomal maturation YjgA family protein — protein MFQFNRNYFILTILFFLTEVAIALFVHDNFIRPYFGDFLVVILLYCFLKAFVKISVLVAASLVLLFSFAIETAQYFNTVEKIGMQDSKIATVVLGNSFAGMDLLAYTLGIVSIIVVEKMYFKTKE, from the coding sequence ATGTTTCAATTCAACCGTAATTATTTTATTCTAACGATCCTATTTTTCCTCACAGAAGTCGCTATTGCTTTGTTTGTTCATGACAATTTTATACGTCCTTATTTTGGAGATTTTTTAGTGGTTATACTACTCTATTGTTTTTTAAAAGCCTTTGTAAAAATATCGGTTTTGGTAGCCGCAAGTCTTGTGTTGCTTTTTTCATTTGCAATCGAAACGGCACAATATTTTAATACGGTTGAAAAAATAGGAATGCAAGACTCTAAAATTGCCACAGTCGTTCTTGGAAATTCATTTGCGGGGATGGATTTACTAGCTTACACTTTAGGAATTGTAAGTATCATTGTGGTTGAAAAAATGTACTTTAAAACGAAAGAATAA
- a CDS encoding YdeI/OmpD-associated family protein, which translates to MTLSFFATPEEFRTWLEKHHKTATELLVGFYKVSSNQSSMTWSQSVDQALCFGWIDGVRKSIDAESYSIRFTPRRSSSIWSAINIKKIEELTQSGLLTPEGQKAFDLRTENKSRIYSHEKEPVILASDYESQFKRNPSAWVFFDAQAPSYKKVMIHWIMSAKQEKTQLIRLEKTIAISELQKRMQ; encoded by the coding sequence ATGACATTATCCTTTTTTGCCACACCAGAAGAATTTAGAACCTGGTTAGAAAAACACCACAAAACAGCGACCGAATTACTAGTAGGTTTCTATAAAGTGAGTAGTAACCAATCTTCGATGACTTGGTCCCAATCAGTAGACCAAGCGCTGTGTTTTGGCTGGATAGATGGTGTTCGAAAATCGATTGATGCTGAAAGTTACAGCATTCGTTTTACGCCACGAAGAAGTAGCAGTATCTGGAGCGCAATCAACATCAAAAAAATTGAAGAACTCACTCAATCTGGGCTACTGACACCGGAAGGGCAAAAAGCATTTGATTTACGAACAGAAAACAAATCCCGAATTTATTCTCACGAAAAAGAACCTGTAATTCTTGCTTCAGACTATGAAAGCCAATTTAAAAGAAATCCATCAGCATGGGTCTTTTTTGACGCCCAAGCACCTTCTTACAAAAAAGTAATGATTCATTGGATAATGTCGGCAAAACAAGAAAAAACGCAACTAATAAGACTTGAGAAAACCATTGCAATAAGTGAGCTACAAAAACGAATGCAATAA
- a CDS encoding alpha/beta hydrolase translates to MRLSFVTIVLLNAFLLVNCASKKNTNISYQPTAVESSSVMPKLNVFVPRKVTTTPSLVLIFVHGGNWNSGRKGTYDLLGRNFARKGVITVIPDYTLSPEVNYDAMAKQIAEVINWTKNNISQYNGNLNQIFVAGHSAGGHLGALAVMNPKYGINPKSVSGIILNDAAGLDMKHYLEANPPTTQDDYLSTWTSSPNEWKTASPIYFIDKNTPPFLIYLGDKTYSSIKIANQRFVAALKPFQPDVTPIHLNKKHVPMVLQYFYPWSDRFDEIIAFMKENAK, encoded by the coding sequence ATGCGTTTGTCCTTTGTCACGATCGTTTTATTGAATGCGTTTCTTTTAGTGAATTGCGCCTCAAAAAAGAATACGAATATTTCCTACCAGCCCACTGCAGTTGAAAGCAGCAGTGTCATGCCCAAATTAAATGTTTTTGTTCCTCGAAAAGTGACAACGACACCCTCTCTAGTTTTAATTTTTGTACATGGAGGAAACTGGAACAGTGGCCGAAAAGGAACGTATGATTTACTGGGTCGTAATTTTGCCAGAAAAGGAGTAATTACCGTAATTCCGGATTATACTTTGAGTCCAGAAGTAAATTATGACGCGATGGCAAAACAAATTGCGGAAGTAATAAACTGGACTAAAAATAACATTAGCCAATACAACGGAAATCTAAATCAAATTTTTGTTGCAGGACATTCAGCTGGCGGACATCTAGGTGCTTTGGCAGTCATGAATCCCAAATATGGTATCAATCCTAAAAGTGTTTCTGGAATTATCTTGAATGATGCTGCGGGATTGGATATGAAACATTATTTAGAAGCAAATCCTCCCACGACCCAAGATGATTATCTCTCAACTTGGACTTCAAGCCCAAACGAATGGAAGACAGCTTCACCTATTTATTTTATAGATAAAAATACGCCACCATTTTTGATTTATTTGGGTGATAAAACTTATAGCTCTATCAAAATTGCTAACCAACGTTTTGTAGCGGCTTTAAAACCCTTTCAGCCAGACGTAACGCCTATTCATTTGAACAAAAAACATGTTCCTATGGTATTGCAATATTTTTATCCTTGGAGTGACAGATTTGATGAAATTATTGCTTTTATGAAAGAGAATGCTAAATAA
- a CDS encoding alpha/beta hydrolase encodes MKNIAIIAIAFLMTFGQAFAQNKKENSKKMETTEQYTFQLSEKVTRQKVSFKNRYGITLSGDLYLPKNAGNEKLSALAISGPFGAVKEQSSGLYANQMAERGFAVVAFDPSYTGESGGKPRNLASPEINTEDFSAAVDFLGIQKNVDREKIGIIGICGFGGFALNATAIDKRIKAVATSTMYDMTRVMSKGYNDAVTLEQRTKMLEQLGQQRWKDAENGTFAYGPEGNKALKGDEPQFLKEYYDYYRTKRGFHKRSINSGNSWTATTPLSFMNMPILTYIKEISPRPVLIIAGEKAHSRYFSEDAFKAAAEPKELVIIPNAVHVDLYDKVDIIPFDKLETFFIRNLKQ; translated from the coding sequence ATGAAAAATATAGCAATCATTGCAATAGCATTTCTGATGACTTTCGGACAAGCATTTGCACAAAACAAAAAAGAAAATTCAAAAAAAATGGAAACAACAGAGCAGTATACATTTCAGTTGAGCGAAAAGGTTACAAGACAAAAAGTATCTTTCAAAAACCGTTATGGCATCACGCTTTCAGGCGATTTATATCTTCCAAAAAATGCAGGAAACGAAAAATTATCGGCTTTGGCAATCAGCGGACCTTTTGGTGCTGTAAAAGAACAATCGTCTGGTTTGTATGCCAATCAAATGGCAGAAAGAGGTTTTGCTGTTGTGGCATTTGACCCTTCATACACCGGAGAAAGTGGTGGCAAACCGAGAAATTTGGCTTCACCAGAAATTAATACAGAAGATTTTAGTGCGGCAGTAGATTTTTTAGGAATTCAAAAAAATGTGGATAGAGAAAAAATTGGGATTATCGGGATCTGTGGTTTTGGAGGTTTTGCCCTAAACGCTACCGCTATCGACAAACGTATAAAAGCTGTTGCTACTTCAACAATGTACGATATGACAAGAGTGATGTCAAAAGGATATAATGATGCCGTAACTTTAGAACAACGCACAAAAATGCTGGAACAATTAGGACAACAACGTTGGAAAGATGCAGAAAATGGCACATTTGCTTATGGACCAGAAGGCAATAAAGCGCTAAAAGGAGATGAACCACAATTTTTAAAAGAATATTACGATTATTACCGAACTAAAAGAGGATTTCATAAGCGCTCGATAAATTCGGGAAATTCTTGGACTGCAACTACGCCTTTATCGTTTATGAATATGCCCATCTTAACGTACATCAAAGAAATATCGCCAAGACCCGTTTTAATTATTGCAGGCGAAAAAGCACATTCAAGATATTTCAGTGAAGACGCTTTTAAAGCAGCTGCCGAACCGAAGGAATTAGTAATCATTCCAAACGCGGTTCACGTGGATTTGTATGACAAAGTGGATATTATTCCGTTTGATAAATTGGAAACCTTTTTTATAAGGAATTTAAAACAATAG
- a CDS encoding cupin domain-containing protein: protein MKIVQITLAIILSTMILSCNQNKEKMENTKQELTTIFPKGEKGSNDLFTGNAYPTALVDADSIYNTLVGNVYFEPGARSNWHSHPAGQILIITDGIGYHQIEGKAIEIIKKGDVVKCPPNVKHWHGASADVGLQQLYVIPNTDKGIVEWNEAVTDEQYSINNSNQY, encoded by the coding sequence ATGAAAATAGTTCAAATCACACTTGCAATCATCCTATCAACAATGATACTGTCTTGCAATCAAAACAAAGAAAAAATGGAAAATACAAAACAAGAATTGACCACCATTTTTCCAAAAGGCGAAAAGGGTTCAAACGATTTATTCACTGGAAACGCTTATCCAACGGCTTTGGTAGATGCAGATAGTATTTATAACACTTTAGTTGGCAACGTTTATTTCGAACCTGGAGCAAGAAGCAATTGGCACAGTCATCCTGCTGGTCAAATTTTAATTATTACCGATGGAATTGGCTATCACCAAATTGAAGGAAAAGCAATTGAAATTATTAAAAAAGGCGATGTCGTAAAATGTCCGCCAAATGTAAAACATTGGCACGGAGCAAGTGCTGATGTGGGTTTACAACAATTGTATGTAATTCCAAATACCGATAAAGGCATTGTGGAATGGAACGAAGCGGTAACGGACGAACAATATTCAATCAATAATTCAAATCAATACTAA
- a CDS encoding sugar O-acetyltransferase: METQDIFERLRNGETIISDDAQAYKMREASFATKALLLKMNNTANPSEIRALLSEITATEIHESVTVFTPLHINYGKNTKIGKNVFINFDCVFLDLGGITLEDNVLLAPKVSLLTESHPINPRERQSLIPKPIHIKKNAWIGANATILQGVTIGENAVVAAGSVVSKDVPDNVVVGGIPAKIIKEIKI; the protein is encoded by the coding sequence ATGGAAACACAAGATATTTTTGAAAGATTACGAAACGGAGAAACCATAATTTCAGACGATGCTCAAGCATACAAAATGCGTGAAGCTTCTTTTGCTACAAAAGCATTGTTGCTAAAGATGAACAATACAGCAAACCCAAGCGAAATCAGAGCATTATTGAGCGAAATTACCGCAACTGAAATTCACGAAAGTGTAACGGTGTTTACTCCTTTGCACATCAATTATGGAAAGAATACCAAAATAGGTAAAAATGTATTTATCAATTTTGATTGTGTGTTTTTGGATTTAGGCGGAATTACCCTCGAAGACAACGTGCTGCTTGCTCCAAAAGTAAGTTTGCTCACCGAAAGTCATCCTATTAATCCTAGAGAAAGACAATCGTTAATTCCGAAACCTATTCACATCAAAAAAAATGCGTGGATTGGTGCCAATGCAACTATTCTACAAGGTGTTACCATTGGCGAAAACGCTGTTGTAGCGGCTGGCTCAGTGGTTTCTAAAGATGTTCCAGACAATGTCGTTGTTGGTGGAATTCCTGCAAAAATTATTAAAGAAATTAAAATATAA
- a CDS encoding AraC family transcriptional regulator has translation MEKPKIILLKASGSEEFPKDFQKKYHTHIFCQRGSIRFIFNNRPFDCKQGEFIFWLADNTISKLSFSKNFKATILFVDKQLLSDNYPNLNTATDAILHHRVNPILHPDKINKERILKNFQSLYSKSLETNNRFYNEILKLQMQLFILEMWDIFMDQLERRNRTLQSGSLYERFVHLLELHCMKNREVQFYSDQLHITAKYLNQICKANTGITASQWIQRYAKDRIVLLLENKNLNISEISDEMGFSSHSFFTRYVKKVLGVSPSEYRNLVK, from the coding sequence ATGGAAAAGCCAAAAATCATATTATTAAAAGCTTCGGGAAGTGAAGAATTTCCAAAAGATTTTCAGAAAAAATACCATACACATATTTTTTGTCAGCGAGGAAGCATCCGATTTATTTTCAACAACCGCCCATTTGATTGCAAACAAGGCGAATTTATTTTTTGGCTAGCTGACAATACGATTTCTAAATTATCATTTTCCAAAAATTTTAAGGCAACCATTTTATTTGTCGATAAACAATTGCTTTCGGATAATTATCCTAACCTGAATACGGCTACAGATGCCATTCTTCATCACAGAGTAAATCCGATTTTGCATCCTGATAAAATTAATAAGGAACGTATTTTAAAGAATTTTCAATCGCTTTACTCAAAATCATTGGAAACAAATAATCGTTTTTATAATGAAATTTTGAAATTGCAAATGCAACTTTTTATTTTAGAAATGTGGGATATTTTTATGGATCAATTGGAAAGACGCAATCGAACTTTGCAAAGTGGTTCCTTGTACGAACGCTTTGTTCATCTGTTGGAACTCCATTGTATGAAAAATCGAGAAGTGCAATTTTACAGCGATCAACTACACATCACAGCAAAATATCTCAATCAAATTTGCAAAGCCAATACAGGAATCACTGCATCGCAATGGATACAACGATACGCTAAAGATCGAATTGTTTTGCTGCTGGAAAACAAAAACCTAAATATTTCAGAAATATCAGATGAAATGGGCTTTTCCAGTCATTCGTTTTTTACAAGGTATGTGAAAAAAGTCTTGGGTGTAAGTCCAAGTGAATATAGAAATCTGGTGAAGTAG
- a CDS encoding ester cyclase translates to MKNTIEENKQLVRNFYESIEKEDYNTTAKYCHEDFTFYLQVDEPIKGAEGFVKSEKKNFDAFKGFTFKIHELICEGDKVAAYLIFDGKHTSATIFNIEPTGNQVRFSLFMLLTIKDGKIIEKRAHFDHCDVQAQVKRKAN, encoded by the coding sequence ATGAAAAATACTATAGAAGAAAACAAGCAACTGGTACGCAATTTTTACGAATCCATAGAAAAAGAAGATTATAATACCACTGCAAAATATTGTCATGAGGATTTTACTTTCTATCTTCAGGTTGACGAACCCATAAAAGGAGCAGAAGGTTTTGTGAAATCTGAAAAGAAAAATTTTGATGCTTTCAAAGGATTCACCTTTAAAATTCATGAGTTAATATGTGAAGGAGATAAAGTTGCCGCCTATTTAATTTTTGATGGCAAACACACAAGTGCCACCATTTTTAATATTGAGCCAACTGGGAATCAGGTTCGTTTTTCACTTTTTATGTTACTAACCATTAAAGATGGTAAAATAATTGAAAAACGTGCTCATTTTGACCACTGTGATGTGCAAGCCCAAGTTAAACGAAAAGCCAATTAA
- a CDS encoding MBL fold metallo-hydrolase, whose translation MKIQLIRNATIVVEYAGKKILVDPMFSKKGELATAPMPAKDWNMKKNPLHELPISIDEIIKDIDFVFLSHLHFDHWDKAAENALPKNIKIFVQDKNDKKR comes from the coding sequence ATGAAAATACAATTGATAAGAAATGCTACAATAGTAGTTGAATATGCTGGAAAAAAAATATTGGTTGACCCTATGTTTTCAAAAAAAGGAGAATTAGCTACTGCTCCAATGCCAGCAAAAGACTGGAATATGAAAAAAAATCCACTTCATGAACTTCCCATTTCTATAGATGAAATCATAAAAGATATTGATTTTGTTTTTTTATCTCATTTACATTTTGACCATTGGGACAAGGCTGCTGAAAACGCATTACCCAAAAACATCAAAATTTTTGTTCAGGATAAAAATGACAAAAAAAGATAG